In Fusarium oxysporum Fo47 chromosome XII, complete sequence, one DNA window encodes the following:
- a CDS encoding general substrate transporter, with amino-acid sequence MGSESIHSDRHDEKNPKHEVAIVKTAIGDEAFQQALIKEPPPKIAAPILIFASMVAFCCSTANGYDGSLFGTLLSNEDFKKFFDVDNKGIGAGIVTSMYQIGSVVAIPAVGPAIDTWGRRVGMTIGSFIIIIGVIIQIACIKTASVDQFMAGRFFLGFGVSIAAAAGPTYVVEVSHPAHRGIITGLYNVMWPVGALVASSAALGGWTYEGTNTSWMISVCLQLMFPCTIFFCAMLLPESPRWLYTRGKKELATENLVKLHGRGNPDSEWVKLQLHEYEEHLEMDGSDKRWWDYRALFRNKASIYRLTCNCLVSLFGQWAGNSIVSYYLSAFLDTAGIKEGRTQTKVALGMNAVQIVFAAIGAGLTDTVGRRPMLLVVNLVCALCWVGVTVPASIANITDLDDKTQTDAVTPPVSKAILAWVYLFQIFYSVGWTPLQALYPVEVLSYEIRAKGMAFSSLFTNAAMLVMQFGIPVALKNIAWKTYIVFCIWCVCQSVILYFLVPETKNRTLEELDHIFSSDNPVKTSTQKKLFEADAHANIVHIEPAVADPSKA; translated from the exons ATGGGATCTGAATCCATCCACAGCGAtaggcatgatgagaagaac CCGAAGCACGAGGTCGCCATCGTCAAGACTGCCATTGGTGATGAGGCCTTCCAACAGGCCTTGATCAAGGAGCCCCCGCCTAAGATCGCCGCtcccatcctcatcttcgccaGCATGGTCGCCTTCTGCTGTTCTACCGCCAACGGTTACGACGGTTCGCTTTTCGGAACTCTTCTCTCCAACGAGGACTTTAAGAAGTTCTTCGATGTCGATAACAAGGGTATCGGAGCTG GTATCGTCACTTCCATGTACCAGATTGGTTCCGTCGTCGCCATTCCTGCCGTCGGTCCTGCTATTGATACTTGGGGACGTCGTGTCGGCATGACCATTGgctctttcatcatcatcatcggtgTCATTATCCAGATCGCCTGTATCAAGACCGCCAGTGTCGATCAGTTCATGGCTGGCCGTTTCTTCCTCGGTTTCGGTGTCTCAATCGCCGCCGCTGCTGGCCCAACTTACGTCGTCGAGGTCTCTCACCCTGCTCACCGTGGTATCATCACTGGTCTCTACAACGTCATGTGGCCTGTTGGTGCTCTTGTTGCTAGCAGTGCTGCTCTCGGAGGTTGGACGTACGAGGGAACTAACACCTCTTGGATGATCTCTGTCTGTCTCCAGCTCATGTTCCCTTGCACCATCTTCTTTTGCGCCATGCTGCTTCCTGAGTCGCCTCGATGGTTGTACACTCGCGGAAAGAAGGAGCTTGCCACCGAGAACCTCGTCAAGCTCCACGGCCGTGGAAACCCTGATAGTGAATGGGTCAAGCTCCAGCTTCATGAGTACGAGGAACATCTTGAGATGGACGGTAGCGACAAGCGATGGTGGGACTACCGTGCTCTTTTCCGCAACAAGGCCTCCATCTACCGTCTCACCTGCAACTGTCTCGTCTCTCTCTTCGGCCAGTGGGCTGGCAACAGTATCGTCTCCTATTATCTCAGTGCTTTCCTCGACACCGCCGGTATCAAGGAGGGAAGGACTCAGACCAAGGTCGCCTTGGGCATGAACGCTGTCCAGATTGTCTTCGCCGCTATCGGTGCTGGTCTTACTGACACTGTCGGTCGCCGCCCCATGCTTCTCGTTGTCAACCTTGTTTGCGCTCTTTGCTGGGTCGGTGTCACTGTCCCTGCCTCTATCGCCAACATCACCGATCTCGACGACAAGACCCAAACCGACGCTGTCACTCCCCCTGTTAGCAAGGCTATTCTGGCCTGGGTTTACCTCTTCCAGATCTTCTACTCTGTTGGCTGGACTCCTCTCCAGGCCCTCTACCCCGTTGAGGTCCTCAGCTACGAGATCCGAGCCAAGGGTATGGCCTTCAGCTCTCTCTTCACCAACGCTGCTATGCTTGTCATGCAGTTCGGTATTCCCGTTGCTCTGAAGAACATCGCGTGGAAGACTTACATTGTTTTCTGCATCTGGTGTGTTTGCCAGTCCGTCATCCTTTACTTCCTCGTCCCTGAGACCAAGAACCGCActcttgaggagcttgaccACATCTTCTCGTCTGACAACCCCGTCAAGACATCCAcacagaagaagctcttcgaggCTGATGCCCATGCCAATATTGTCCACATTGAGCCTGCCGTTGCCGACCCTAGCAAGGCTTAA
- a CDS encoding Alpha/Beta hydrolase protein, which yields MYTNYTSEQHLANALPSEVNLGRRHDSKNDTMLQIIPDVDFNFNVMATLATAPYQGADIGEILVAASQIKTGDFESYYQAYYDLATRVHGQAEAIDCKKHPVSARNAFFRASTYYRSADAFLHGNWSDPRIMSLWKQQADAFDQAMQLLPVPGKRIEMEADNFTVPAIFFKTDKPGRRPTVILGTGYDGSMEDLYHTMGEALLQRGMNAIVYEGPGQPTVRRYQDLGFIPEWERVVTPIVDYALSRDDVDGSKLALMGFSFGGVLAPRAAAFEHRLSAVIALDGIFDFGQAMFKQFGPDITELFKAGKKKEVDEEVALVQNNASMPSNLRWGIDQGEWSFKTHSAYTLLQKSERFTLKGIVDKIKAPVFVGDGQNDMFFPGQAKELTKQLGSRATYHLFETASGAGLHCQVGGYVLMNQVSLDWLDDVFANQTMHK from the coding sequence ATGTATACTAATTATACTTCTGAACAGCATCTTGCAAATGCACTTCCATCAGAGGTAAACTTGGGCCGCAGACACGACTCGAAGAACGATACCATGCTACAGATCATTCCAGACGttgacttcaacttcaacgtcATGGCGACCTTGGCTACAGCTCCTTACCAAGGAGCGGATATTGGAGAGATTCTCGTCGCTGCAAGTCAGATCAAGACAGGCGATTTCGAAAGCTACTATCAAGCGTACTACGATCTTGCGACTCGAGTTCACGGCCAGGCAGAAGCGATCGATTGCAAGAAGCATCCGGTTTCTGCGCGAAATGCGTTCTTCAGGGCCTCGACCTACTATCGCTCTGCTGATGCATTCTTGCACGGGAACTGGAGTGATCCTAGGATCATGTCGCTTTGGAAGCAGCAAGCTGACGCTTTCGACCAAGCAATGCAACTCCTGCCCGTTCCAGGAAAGCGTATCGAGATGGAGGCTGATAACTTCACTGTCCCTgctatcttcttcaagacTGACAAACCTGGTCGTCGCCCTACTGTCATCCTGGGTACAGGATATGATGGGTCCATGGAAGACCTGTATCATACGATGGGCGAGGCTTTGCTGCAGCGAGGCATGAATGCTATTGTGTATGAGGGACCAGGTCAGCCAACCGTTCGCCGGTACCAAGACCTTGGCTTCATCCCGGAGTGGGAAAGAGTAGTCACACCAATTGTTGATTATGCGCTTTCTCGAGATGATGTCGACGGTAGTAAGCTTGCCCTAATGGGATTCTCGTTTGGCGGAGTCCTTGCGCCTCGTGCCGCAGCCTTTGAGCACCGTCTCTCTGCAGTGATCGCCCTCGACGGGATCTTCGATTTCGGCCAAGCAATGTTCAAGCAATTTGGACCGGACATCACTGAGCTATTCAAagctggcaagaagaaggaggttgatgaagaggtcgCTCTGGTGCAGAACAACGCAAGCATGCCTTCGAATCTGCGATGGGGCATCGATCAGGGAGAGTGGTCATTCAAGACTCATTCTGCCTATACGTTACTGCAAAAGTCGGAGCGATTCACTTTGAAGGGTATCGTGGATAAGATCAAGGCGCCTGTTTTTGTAGGAGATGGTCAGAATGATATGTTCTTCCCTGGACAGGCGAAGGAGTTAACGAAGCAGCTTGGAAGTCGGGCAACGTATCACCTCTTTGAGACGGCTTCGGGGGCCGGTCTTCATTGTCAGGTCGGTGGTTACGTGTTGATGAATCAGGTTTCGCTTGattggcttgatgatgttttTGCGAATCAAACCATGCACAAATGA
- a CDS encoding major facilitator superfamily domain-containing protein: protein MSGEKQVDPKVANASSSSSLNEGAVISGRAADETLDLIEKHGHEVGELTPEKKKKLKRKIYIHVLLLVTFIDFMLYVDKSTLGQATLLGLFKDTGLNNSEYNNLNSLFYTGYIIGQIPGQLLIQKLPLRTFISGIIFTWAIIVLLHCVAQSYGALIPLRFFLGFVESAVIPALEITMAMFFTPEELHQVQPLFYTSCIGSPMFTGLVSYGLLYSKASTSPWKFFMIITGGISLVLSKVHTIRRIHESTRSSIEQKTFKRHQFMECLKDPISWLFAFSGFTLMLANNLPYQQSLLFLDLGVSPLGSTLVWVASGGFAILACITASLLIRFFPGHSAWWAALWCVPCIASSIGMVTIPWGNTIPMLACLLLPPNCFAQTWIISVGWVSSSCAGHTKRLTRNAMFMVLYGISNIISPQLWKTGGPRYYPAWIVQIVASFTLTPILLLTIRFILSKRNKERRQWIAEQEALGNHGEGYVEQVVDGEAVKVKVDVSMLDLTDLENKYFLYPL, encoded by the exons ATGAGTGGCGAGAAGCAAGTCGACCCGAAGGTCGCTAATGCAAGCTCCAGTAGCTCACTCAATGAGGGCGCTGTTATCTCTGGCCGAGCTGCAGATGAGACTCTTGATCTTATCGAGAAGCACGGGCATGAAGTTGGCGAACTTACtcccgagaagaagaagaaactcaagCGCAAGATTTacatccatgttcttttgCTTGTTACATTCATCGACTTCATGCTTTAT GTCGATAAGAGTACCCTGGGCCAAGCTACGCTTCTGGGACTTTTCAAGGATACGGGCCTCAACAACTCTGAGTATAACAACTTGAACTCCCTTTTCTATACTG GTTACATCATTGGACAAATTCCCGGTCAACTACTCATCCAGAAGCTTCCTCTGCGCACTTTCATCTCAGGTATCATCTTTACATGggccatcatcgtcctcctccACTGTGTCGCCCAGAGCTATGGAGCCTTGATCCCTCTTCGTTTCTTCCTCGGCTTCGTCGAATCCGCGGTAATCCCAGCTCTTGAGATTACGATGGCTATGTTCTTTACGCCCGAGGAGCTCCACCAGGTTCAGCCTCTGTTTTACACTTCTTGCATCGGCTCGCCTATGTTCACTGGCCTTGTTTCATATGGCTTGCTGTATAGCAAAGCTAGCACTAGCCCGTGGAAGTTCTTCATGATCATCACTGGCGGTATATCGCTTGTCCTCTCG AAGGTCCATACAATCCGTCGAATCCACGAGTCTACTCGCAGCTCGATCGAGCAGAAGACATTCAAGAGGCATCAATTCATGGAGTGTTTGAAGGATCCCATCTCTTGGCTCTTCGCCTTCTCGGGCTTCACCCTCATGCTGGCAAATAACCTCCCATACCAGCAGAGCTTGCTCTTCCTAGACCTTGGAGTTTCTCCATTAGGCTCTACCCTTGTTTGGGTCGCCTCTGGAGGCTTTGCCATCCTTGCATGCATCACAGCCTCGCTTCTGATACGCTTCTTCCCCGGACATAGCGCTTGGTGGGCGGCACTTTGGTGCGTACCTTGTATTGCAAGCAGCATCGGCATGGTAACTATTCCATGGGGTAATACCATCCCTATGCTTGcctgtcttcttctccctccgAATTGCTTTGCGCAGACGTGGATCATATCTGTTGGCTGGGTGTCCTCCAGTTGCGCCGGTCATACAAAGCGTCTTACTCGAAATGCCATGTTCATGGTGCTCTATGGGATCTCGAATATTATTTCGCCGCAGCTATGGAAGACTGGAGGGCCGCGTTACTATCCTGCTTGGATTGTCCAAATCGTGGCTAGTTTCACCTTGACGCCGATTCTGTTACTCACCATTCGGTTCATTCTTTCCAAGAGAAACAAGGAGCGACGGCAGTGGATTGCTGAACAGGAAGCGCTTGGTAACCATGGTGAAGGATATGTCGAACAGGTTGTAGATGGTGAGgctgtcaaggtcaaggtggATGTTTCCATGTTGGACTTGACTGATCTGGAGAATAAGTACTTTCTTTATCCACTGTAG
- a CDS encoding amino acid permease-domain-containing protein, whose protein sequence is MTNYMTMDIQAKTDARPQVNESTPSTKSIEHGTNDTELERALHGRHLQFIAIGAAVGTGLFIGTGNALATAGPVSLLIAFIFVGSLLFAVMTALGEMAAYIPVAGAFTTYASRFLDPTFGFAMGWIYWFSWTITFALELTAAGLIIQYWEKGLNIGIWIAVFWVLFTAANFMPVRWFGEFEMWFSSIKVITIIGFIIFSICVNAGVGDQGYLGFKYWKDPGAFSEHLVEGDVGRFVGFWSVLITAGFSYQGSELVAIGAGETKDPRKTIPSAMRWTFWGVFSIFIATVFFLGLNIPSTNKDLLSESQDASASPLVIVAQLAGVPVLPSILNAVLLTAVLTAANSDVYSSSRILISLADSGHAPAFLKKTNRFGTPYNAVGVCAAVGFLSFLNLSNDGTVVFNWFLSITSVAGFIAWAIISLCHIRFMKALSLQGISRSELPYVAPLQPYLSWYGLFFSVLIIITNLFPNNFKIPKDTRPFDMFQDASIHSLIPTTLLLLCLDAGYVLAASEGSGLDRCPDYVANHAPLVWLHPEDRFMPSDLSAHIVNTIPKLNEQPISGPSSIDLSNLGELNSYGGEDVALTAKEDPLTYPTWILGEAPDASGRIANSVPCAVILVEKSEVDIDAFYFYFYSFNEGPNITQVMEPINHLVGDENLSSGMHFGNHVGDWEHNMVRFHNGTPVGVYYSQHVDGVGFKWDDSTVNITDGRPIVYSALGSHANYPQRGHQIHNAAMFDYCDEGKLWNPAQSAYYYRFNPDSFTVTPIISPFEPSATEPAQNYTSWFDFTGHWGDISYPDSDPRQETVPHFGLKRFNSGPNGPRFKHLIRKGLVRDHAREMGWKEWAVGVFMYWYPCCIRGWRLWRSLGIMAVMMSAFVLAVVYGIRRLKTWKQRQVYTKLKNDDIPMEELRREEEFLIGSDDEEDDHRR, encoded by the exons ATGACGAACTACATGACCATGGAtatccaagccaagacagACGCTCGCCCCCAGGTGAACGAATCGACGCCCTCCACCAAATCAATCGAGCATGGCACCAACGACACTGAACTTGAACGCGCCCTCCATGGCCGCCATCTCCAATTCATCGCTATCGGCGCCGCGGTCGGTACAGGTCTCTTCATCGGCACGGGCAACGCCCTCGCAACAGCCGGCCCCGTCTCCCTCCTCATAGCATTCATCTTCGTCGGAAGTCTTCTCTTCGCAGTAATGACAGCCCTAGGCGAAATGGCAGCATACATCCCCGTCGCAGGCGCGTTTACAACATACGCCTCGCGCTTTCTCGACCCAACATTTGGCTTTGCCATGGGTTGGATTTACTGGTTTAGCTGGACCATCACTTTTGCGCTTGAGTTGACAGCTGCGGGACTGATCATCCAGTACTGGGAGAAGGGACTGAATATCGGTATCTGGATCGCTGTGTTTTGGGTCCTCTTCACTGCTGCCAATTTCATGCCTGTTCGTTGGTTTGGAGAGTTCGAAATGTGGTTCTCGAGCATCAAGGTCATCACTATCATTGGCTTCATTATCTTTTCGATTTGCGTCAACGCCGGCGTTGGAGACCAAGGATATCTCGGGTTCAAGTACTGGAAGGACCCTGGAGCTTTCAGTGAGCATCTTGTCGAGGGAGATGTTGGCCGTTTCGTCGGCTTTTGGTCCGTATTAATCACCGCCGGTTTCAGTTATCAGGGTTCAGAATTGGTAGCCATCGGTGCAGGCGAAACAAAGGATCCGCGCAAGACGATCCCTTCAGCTATGCGTTGGACCTTTTGGGGCgtcttctcaatcttcatcGCGACCGTGTTCTTCCTCGGTCTCAATATCCCGTCGACGAACAAAGACCTTCTCAGCGAATCGCAAGACGCTTCAGCATCTCCTCTGGTTATTGTCGCTCAATTGGCTGGTGTTCCAGTACTGCCTTCCATCCTCAACGCGGTTCTGTTGACTGCTGTATTGACTGCTGCGAACTCGGATGTGTATTCCAGCAGCCGCATTCTCATCTCCTTAGCAGACTCGGGCCACGCACCGGCATttctgaagaagacgaaCCGATTCGGAACGCCTTATAATGCCGTCGGTGTCTGCGCCGCTGTCGGCTTTTTGTCTTTCCTCAATCTATCGAACGACGGAACTGTTGTGTTCAACTGGTTCTTGAGCATTACCTCTGTTGCAGGATTTATCGCATGGGCTATCATTTCGCTCTGTCACATTCGCTTCATGAAGGCCTTGTCTCTTCAAGGGATTTCCCGATCCGAATTACCCTACGTTGCGCCCTTGCAGCCATACTTGTCTTGGTATGGTCTGTTCTTCAGCGTGTTGATTATCATCACGA ATCTGTTTCCAAACAATTTCAAGATCCCCAAGGACACGAGGCCTTTCGACATGTTTCAGGACGCGTCAATACATTCGTTGATACCAACGACGCTGCTCCTTCTCTGTCTTGATGCTGGTTACGTCTTGGCAGCTTCGGAAGGCTCGGGGCTTGATCGGTGTCCAGATTACGTCGCTAATCATG CTCCATTAGTATGGCTTCATCCAGAAGATCGCTTCATGCCCAGCGATCTCTCAGCTCACATCGTCAACACAATACCGAAACTCAATGAGCAACCGATTAGTGGGCCGTCATCCATTGACCTGTCGAATCTCGGAGAGCTCAATAGCTACGGTGGTGAGGATGTTGCGCTCACAGCCAAGGAAGATCCTCTCACTTATCCCACTTGGATTTTGGGCGAAGCACCGGATGCTTCTGGTCGAATAGCCAACTCTGTACCCTGCGCCGTGATCTTGGTGGAGAAGAGCGAGGTTGACATCGACGCATTCtacttttacttttactCATTCAACGAGGGGCCAAATATCACCCAAGTTATGGAACCGATCAATCATCTAGTTGGAGATGAGAACTTATCCTCTGGGATGCACTTTGGTAACCACGTTGGAGACTG GGAGCACAATATGGTCAGATTTCACAATGGGACTCCTGTTGGTGTTTACTACAGCCAGCATGTTGACGGCGTTGGTTTCAAATGGGATGACTCGACGGTCAACATCACTGATGGAAGG CCTATCGTGTACAGTGCCCTCGGTTCGCATGCTAACTATCCACAAAGAGG CCACCAAATTCATAACGCGGCAATGTTCGACTACTGTGACGAGGGCAAGCTATGGAACCCAGCTCAATCAGCCTACTACTATCGTTTCAATCCCGATTCTTTCACCGTCACTCCGATTATTTCGCCCTTTGAACCGTCTGCGACTGAGCCCGCTCAGAACTACACTTCGTGGTTCGACTTTACTGGTCACTGGGGTGACATCAGCTATCCCGACTCTGACCCACGGCAAGAAACGGTGCCGCACTTTGGTCTCAAGCGCTTCAACTCTGGACCCAATGGTCCTCGCTTCAAGCATCTAATTCGCAAGGGTCTTGTGCGTGATCATGCGCGAGAGATGGGCTGGAAAGAGTGGGCAGTTGGTGTTTTTATGTATTGGTATCCTTGTTGTATACGAGGCTGGAGATTATGGAGGTCTCTGGGGATCATGGCCGTCATGATGTCGGCGTTTGTGCTTGCAGTTGTGTACGGAATTAGAAGGCTGAAGACGTGGAAGCAGAGACAGGTTTACACGAAACTGAAGAATGATGATATCCCGATGGAAGAGTTGAGGAGGGAAGAGGAGTTCTTGATAGGGtctgacgatgaggaggatgatcATCGACGATAG
- a CDS encoding amidase signature domain-containing protein, whose amino-acid sequence MATHATYPSLRGKTVLITGGAEGIGAATVELFTLQGSQVIFIDIAEPSAKKTIDRALSRAKDANVQAKAPIFYNCNVSDLAKLQDTVKSIQDKHGMIHILVNNAAAAGNRARLETENVRPEDWEVNINTNLRHVFFMSQAVLPAMREAKSGSIINLGSITWRIPAQGTPEYGKYNIRINSVMPGAIATQRQRDEVLTPEYREEVMRGQSLQRDLEPEEVAKVIVFLGSDEASGVTGSSYVVDGATQILENIRSGNLTVEQYASSLLERIKQRDDDVKAWAYLDPKSVLEQARALDQVPKYQRGPLHGLPVGIKDIILTKDMPTEHGSTIYKNDHPVIDAGSVMVLRQAGCLIFGKTTTTEFAASFTGPATRNAHSAAHTPGGSSAGSAAAVADFQIPVALGSQTVGSIVRPAAFNGIYGFKPTWGTITREGQKFCAPTVDTIGFFSRSVSDFEILSDVFALHDDENSTFDNIKGLKFAVCRTSKWDLAGEGTIAAMDKAVELLKAHGAEVEELDLGPDFDQVIDWHFTLVRLEGATSLWPEYYQDKDKLDPVLAKGVEEKHRISRKAQLDAYDGLAALRPRFDKMADKYVAVLVPSVFDEAPEGLGNTGSPVFAATWTWSIFQVFVGRVTYLLEFLLCVRDFVIVTSSR is encoded by the exons ATGGCAACTCACGCTACTTACCCAAGCCTACGAGGCAAGACCGTGCTTATTACAGGTGGCGCAGAAGGCATTGGCGCTGCCACAGTGGAGTTGTTCACGCTACAGGGCAGCCAGgtcatcttcatcgacaTCGCTGAGCCTTCGGCTAAAAAGACAATTGACCGCGCTTTATCGCGCGCGAAAGACGCCAATGTTCAAGCCAAAGCACCCATATTCTACAATTGCAACGTTTCAGATTTAGCAAAGCTACAAGACACGGTCAAGAGCATCCAAGATAAACATGGGATGATACATATCTTGGTCAACAatgctgcggctgctggaAACAGAGCCAGGCTCGAAACAGAAAATGTCAGGCCTGAAGATTGGGAAGtaaacatcaacaccaatctTCGGCATGTTTTCTTCATGAGCCAAGCTGTTCTTCCGGCTATGAGAGAGGCAAAGAGCGGGAGCATCATCAATCTTGGGTCAATCACCTGGCGCATCCCCGCTCAAGGAACTCCAG AATATGGCAAGTACAACATTCGCATCAATAGTGTCATGCCTGGTGCCATTGCGACTCAGCGGCAGAGGGATGAGGTTCTCACGCCCGAGTATCGTGAAGAGGTTATGCGCGGCCAGAGTTTGCAGCGAGATCTAGAGCCGGAGGAAGTAGCTAAAGTGATTGTATTCTTAGGTAGTGATGAAGCTAGTGGAGTGACTGGTAGTTCTtatgttgttgatggcg CGACACAAATCCTGGAGAACATTCGTTCTGGTAATCTCACAGTTGAGCAGTATGCTTCATCACTACTTGAGCGAATCAAGCAACGAGATGACGATGTCAAAGCTTGGGCGTATCTTGACCCAAAATCTGTTTTGGAACAGGCTAGAGCATTAGATCAAGTGCCAAAGTATCAGCGAGGACCACTGCATGGCCTTCCTGTTGGGATCAAGGACATCATATTGACCAAAG ATATGCCGACCGAACATGGTTCAACTATCTATAAGAACGATCATCCCGTAATCGACGCCGGATCGGTCATGGTTCTCCGTCAAGCAGGATGCCTCATCTTCG GTAAAACTACAACAACCGAGTTTGCCGCATCCTTCACGGGTCCAGCTACTCGCAATGCACATAGTGCCGCTCATACCCCAGGAGGCTCCTCAGCCGGTTCAGCCGCCGCAGTAGCAGACTTTCAGATCCCCGTTGCTCTTGGTTCACAAACTGTAGGCTCCATTGTTCGACCAGCTGCATTCAACGGCATCTACGGTTTCAAGCCTACATGGGGAACTATCACGAGAGAGGGACAGAAGTTCTGTGCTCCAACTGTTGATACTATTGGCTTCTTTTCCCGAAGCGTTTCGGATTTTGAGATACTAAGTGACGTGTTTGCTTTACACGATGATGAGAACAGCACGTTTGATAATATCAAAGGTTTGAAATTTGCTGTATGTCGGACGTCGAAGTGGGACTTGGCTGGAGAGGGCACGATCGCGGCTATGGATAAAGCTGTAGAGCTTCTCAAAGCACATGGCGCcgaagttgaagagcttgatctcGGTCCAGACTTTGACCAAGTCATTGACTGGCACTTTACCCTCGTACGCCTTGAGGGTGCAACGAGCCTGTGGCCAGAGTATTACCAAGACAAAGATAAGCTTGATCCAGTGTTGGCTAaaggtgttgaagagaagcACAGAATCTCACGAAAGGCCCAGCTCGATGCTTATGATGGGCTTGCAGCTCTACGACCCCGGTTCGACAAGATGGCAGATAAGTATGTCGCTGTGCTAGTTCCGAGTGTCTTCGACGAAGCTCCTGAAGGCCTTGGAAACACAGGAAGCCCTGTTTTTGCAGCGACTTGGACG TGGTCAATATTCCAGGTTTTCGTGGGAAGAGTAACTTACCTGTTGGAGTTTCTCTTGTGTGTGCGAGACTTCGTGATCGTCACCTCCTCAAGGTGA